From a single Brassica rapa cultivar Chiifu-401-42 chromosome A01, CAAS_Brap_v3.01, whole genome shotgun sequence genomic region:
- the LOC103866260 gene encoding sufE-like protein 1, chloroplastic/mitochondrial isoform X2 has product MAASISSSCCVSSLRLIPFKRTFFSSVNPPSKNLILRPIPSFLRTIVTFQKIPTGIVSPLPASSSPSSSVDLQPIEELPPKLQEIVKLFQSVQEPKAKYEQLLFYGKNLKPLDSRFKTRENKVEGCVSQVWVRAFFDEERNVVYEADSDSVLTKGLAALLVNGLSGRPVTEILRVTPDFAVLLGLQQSLTPSRNNGFLNMLKLMQKKALSLEVKAEEGTSESTTDEASVVEVDLESKPPSVVEVEESESVSNVVALGSRGMRIREKLEKELNPVELEVEDVSYQHAGHAAVRGSAGADGETHFNLRVVSDAFQGKSLVKRHRMQISVALKFENDMRFL; this is encoded by the exons ATGGCAGCATCCATCTCTTCTTCTTGCTGCGTTTCATCGCTCCGTCTGATCCCCTTCAAACGGACGTTCTTCTCCTCCGTTAATCCTCCGTCCAAAAACCTAATTCTCCGGCCAATCCCCTCTTTCCTCCGAACGATCGTCACCTTCCAGAAAATACCAACCGGAATCGTCTCTCCCTTACCAGCTTCATCGTCTCCGTCGAGCTCTGTGGATCTTCAACCGATCGAGGAGCTTCCTCCGAAGCTACAAGAGATCGTGAAGCTATTCCAATCGGTGCAGGAGCCAAAGGCCAAGTACGAGCAGCTCCTCTTCTACGGGAAGAATCTGAAACCGTTAGATTCGAGGTTCAAGACGAGGGAGAATAAAGTGGAAGGATGCGTTTCTCAGGTCTGGGTTAGGGCTTTCTTCGACGAGGAGCGTAACGTCGTCTACGAAGCTGATTCCGATTCGGTTCTCACCAAAGGCCTAGCTGCTTTGCTAGTTAACGGCTTATCTGGAAGACCTGTGACGGAGATTCTGAGGGTAACGCCTGATTTCGCGGTTCTTCTTGGGTTGCAGCAGAGTCTGACTCCTTCGAGGAACAATGGGTTTCTTAATATGCTCAAGTTGATGCAGAAGAAGGCTCTGAGTCTTGAAGTGAAAGCAGAGGAGGGGACTTCAGAATCAACAACGGATGAAGCAAGTGTTGTTGAGGTGGATTTGGAGTCAAAGCCTCCTAGTGTTGTTGAGGTTGAAGAGTCCGAGAGTGTGTCGAATGTTGTTGCTTTAGGGAGTAGAGGGATGAGGATAAGAGAGAAGTTGGAGAAGGAGCTGAATCCTGTTGAGTTGGAAGTTGAAGATGTGTCTTACCAGCATGCAGGACATGCTGCTGTTAGAGGTAGTGCTGGTGCTGATGGGGAAACGCATTTCAATCTGCGAGTTGTTTCCGATGCTTTCCAAGGTAAAAGCTTGGTGAAGAGACATAGGATG CAGATCTCGGTGGCTTTAAAGTTTGAGAACGACATGcgttttttatag
- the LOC103866225 gene encoding KH domain-containing protein At4g26480, translated as MMMMTSLGGGGGGGGGGGVGPVGGGGGGGRYMPYPPPLSVPPSAPQSPNFSGGLRSQPSFLVEQEKYLTELLAERHKLTPFLTVLPHVCRLMNQEILRVTTLLENAISQSRFDHPSPLSSGGIFQNSRADMNGWPSQFPSERSVSSSPAPNWLNSPGSSSGLIVKRTIRVDIPVDQYPNYNFVGRLLGPRGNSLKRVEASTDCRVLIRGRGSIKDPVKEEMMRGKPGYEHLNEQLHILIEAELPIELVDARLMQAREILDDLLTPVEETHDFYKKQQLRELALLNGNLREEGSPMSGSVSPYNSLGMKRAKTRD; from the exons atgatgatgatgacttcactcggtggtggtggtggaggcggaggaggtggtggtgttGGACCGgttggtggtggaggaggaggagggagatATATGCCGTATCCACCGCCTCTCTCTGTGCCTCCGTCGGCTCCTCAGTCACCTAACTTCTCTGGTGGTCTCCGATCACAGCCTTCTTTCCTCGTTGAGCAGGAGAA GTATCTTACTGAATTACTTGCAGAACGTCACAAGCTTACTCCCTTCTTGACTGTGCTTCCACATGTCTGCCGTCTCATGAACCAAG AAATATTGCGTGTAACCACGCTATTGGAGAATGCCATAAGTCAGAGTAGGTTTGATCACCCTAGCCCTCTGTCTTCTGGAGGGATATTTCAGAACTCAAGAGCTGACATGAACGGATGGCCCTCCCAGTTTCCATCAGAA AGATCTGTCTCATCATCTCCAGCACCAAATTGGCTAAACTCTCCTGGTAGCTCCTCTGGTCTCATTGTCAAGCGAACTATCAGGGTGGATATTCCAGTCGACCAATACCCAAAC TACAATTTTGTCGGTCGCCTCTTGGGTCCTAGAGGAAACTCTCTCAAACGAGTTGAAGCTAGTACTGATTGCCGTGTTCTTATAAGGGGGAGAGGCAGCATTAAAGACCCGGTTAAG GAGGAAATGATGAGGGGGAAGCCTGGTTATGAGCACCTGAATGAACAACTCCACATCTTAATCGAGGCTGAGTTGCCCATTGAGTTAGTGGATGCACGTCTCATGCAAGCTCGTGAAATACTAGACGATCTACTCACTCCTGTG GAGGAAACGCATGACTTCTACAAGAAACAACAGCTCAGGGAACTGGCGCTTCTCAACGGTAATCTTAGAGAAGAAGGGTCTCCAATGTCTGGTTCCGTCTCTCCTTACAATAGCCTCGGCATGAAGAGAGCCAAGACAAGGGACTAA
- the LOC103866289 gene encoding fructose-bisphosphate aldolase 5, cytosolic has protein sequence MSAFVGKYADELIKTAKYIATPGKGILAADESTGTIGKRFSSINVENIESNRQALRELLFTSPGALPCLSGVILFEETLYQKTSDGKPFVEFLQENGVIPGIKVDKGVVDLAGTNGETTTQGLDSLGARCQEYYKAGARFAKWRAVLKIGATEPSELSIQENAKGLARYAIICQENGLVPIVEPEVLTDGSHDIKKCAAVTETVLSAVYKALNDHHVLLEGTLLKPNMVTPGSDSAKVAPEVIAEYTVTALRRTVPPAVPGIVFLSGGQSEEEATLNLNAMNKLDLLKPWTLTFSFGRALQQSTLKAWGGKKENVAKAQATFLVRCKANSDATLGKYIAGASGDSAASESLFVKGYSY, from the exons ATGTCTGCTTTTGTCGGCAAATACGCAG ATGAGCTGATCAAGACTGCCAAGTACATTGCAACGCCGGGAAAGGGGATTCTGGCGGCAGATGAGAGCACTGGAACCATTGGGAAACGATTCTCCAGCATCAATGTTGAGAACATTGAGTCCAACCGCCAAGCTCTTCGTGAGCTCCTCTTCACTTCCCCAGGCGCTCTCCCTTGCCTCTCCGGTGTTATCCTCTTCGAGGAAACCCTTTACCAGAAAACTTCTGATGGCAAGCCTTTTGTCGAGTTCCTCCAG GAGAACGGAGTTATCCCCGGAATCAAAGTGGACAAGGGTGTGGTTGATCTAGCAGGAACCAATGGTGAGACCACTACTCAGGGTCTAGACTCGCTTGGTGCACGTTGCCAGGAGTATTACAAGGCAGGAGCCAGGTTTGCCAAATGGCGTGCAGTCCTCAAGATTGGTGCCACCGAGCCGAGCGAGCTCTCGATCCAAGAGAACGCCAAGGGGCTAGCACGTTACGCCATCATCTGCCAGGAGAACGGACTGGTCCCAATCGTCGAGCCAGAGGTTTTGACTGACGGGAGCCACGACATTAAGAAATGTGCGGCTGTGACTGAGACGGTTCTTTCTGCCGTGTACAAGGCCTTGAACGACCACCACGTCCTCCTCGAAGGCACTCTGCTTAAACCTAACATGGTCACTCCAGGCTCAGACAGCGCCAAG GTTGCACCGGAAGTCATTGCGGAATACACAGTGACTGCTCTCCGCCGCACGGTCCCACCAGCGGTTCCAGGAATCGTGTTCCTCTCAGGAGGACAGAGCGAAGAGGAAGCAACGCTAAATCTGAACGCAATGAACAAGCTCGATCTGTTGAAGCCATGGACGCTTACTTTCTCCTTTGGCCGAGCCCTCCAGCAAAGCACACTCAAGGCTTGGGGAGGTAAGAAAGAGAACGTAGCCAAAGCTCAGGCCACGTTCTTGGTCAGGTGCAAGGCTAACTCGGACGCTACACTTGGGAAATACATTGCTGGGGCTTCTGGTGACTCTGCTGCCTCCGAGAGCTTGTTTGTGAAAGGATACAGTTACTAG
- the LOC103868493 gene encoding uncharacterized protein At4g26485 yields MIVMEDSEIRIRHYSSKHKILLVGEGDFSFSLCLASAFGSATNITATSLDSEDELSKKYMDAMVNVSMLARFGCDVQHEVDVHTMSFDNSLSLRRYDRIVFNFPHAGSRFFGREFSSKAIEGHRVLVQGFLENAKEMLEENGEIHITHKTTYPFSDWEIERLAKAEGLKLAKESKFERSHYPGYNNKRGSGGRESDKYFPVGECSTLMFIQK; encoded by the exons ATGATAGTAATGGAGGATTCAGAAATAAGAATAAGACACTACAGTAGCAAACACAAAATCCTTCTCGTCGGAGAAGGAGACTTCTCTTTCTCACTATGTCTAGCTTCAGCTTTTGGCTCGGCCACTAACATCACAGCGACCTCACTCGATTCAGAAG ATGAATTGAGCAAAAAATATATGGATGCGATGGTCAATGTAAGCATGTTGGCAAGATTCGGGTGCGATGTCCAGCATGAGGTTGACGTCCACACAATGAGCTTTGATAACAGTCTAAGTCTGCGACGCTATGACCGCATTGTGTTCAACTTCCCTCACGCAGGGTCGCGTTTCTTCGGACGTGAATTTTCCTCTAAAGCCATcga GGGTCATCGAGTTCTAGTGCAGGGGTTTCTTGAGAACGCTAAGGAGATGTTAGAAGAGAACGGGGAGATTCATATTACACACAAGACAACGTATCCGTTTAGTGACTGGGAGATAGAGAGGCTAGCTAAAGCAGAAGGTTTGAAGCTGGCTAAGGAGTCGAAGTTCGAGCGGAGTCATTATCCTGGTTATAACAATAAGAGAGGTAGTGGTGGACGTGAAAGTGATAAATATTTTCCCGTTGGAGAATGTTCTACTCTCATGTTTAtccaaaaatga
- the LOC103866247 gene encoding nicotianamine synthase 1: MACQKAHFENQILELYNKISNLKSLKPSKNIDTLFQQLMTTCLPTETNIDVKKLCPKVQDIRTNLIKLRSEAIGYSEQHFSTVLGSLKDNPLTHLDLYPYYTNYLKLSKVEFDLLMLHTSHVPTKIAFVGSGSLPFTSIILAKFHLPNTTFHNFDIDPQANSLASQLVSRDPDLSCRIIFHTMDIINATEILRDYEVVFLASLVGVDKEAKVKVIEHLEKHMAPGALLMLRSAKGLRAFLYIDVDPCDLRSFEVLETYHPSLSDGFVNSVMVARKLSD; this comes from the coding sequence ATGGCTTGCCAAAAGGCTCATTTTGAGAATCAAATTCTCGAATTGTATAACAAAATCTCCAATCTCAAGAGCCTTAAACCTTCCAAAAACATCGACACTTTGTTCCAACAGCTCATGACCACGTGCTTACCCACGGAAACAAATATCGACGTCAAAAAGTTGTGTCCAAAAGTCCAAGACATCAGAACCAATCTCATCAAGCTACGTAGTGAAGCTATAGGGTATTCGGAGCAACACTTCTCCACGGTCTTGGGATCTCTCAAAGACAACCCACTTACCCATTTAGATCTCTACCCTTACTACACTAACTACCTCAAACTGAGCAAGGTCGAGTTCGATCTCCTCATGCTACACACGAGCCATGTCCCAACCAAGATCGCCTTCGTGGGCTCTGGTTCGTTGCCTTTCACATCCATCATCTTAGCTAAGTTCCACCTCCCAAACACGACGTTCCACAACTTTGACATCGACCCTCAAGCCAATTCCCTCGCCTCCCAGCTTGTCTCACGCGATCCTGATCTTTCTTGTCGCATAATCTTCCACACAATGGATATAATCAACGCCACAGAGATTCTACGTGACTACGAGGTTGTTTTCTTGGCGTCTCTTGTTGGGGTTGATAAAGAAGCGAAAGTCAAAGTCATTGAACACTTGGAGAAACACATGGCTCCTGGTGCTCTTCTCATGCTTAGGAGTGCTAAAGGCCTTAGAGCGTTCCTGTATATAGACGTTGATCCTTGTGATCTAAGAAGTTTCGAGGTCTTAGAGACTTATCACCCGTCGTTGTCAGATGGGTTTGTGAACTCGGTGATGGTCGCACGCAAACTCAGTGATTGA
- the LOC103866260 gene encoding sufE-like protein 1, chloroplastic/mitochondrial isoform X1, giving the protein MAASISSSCCVSSLRLIPFKRTFFSSVNPPSKNLILRPIPSFLRTIVTFQKIPTGIVSPLPASSSPSSSVDLQPIEELPPKLQEIVKLFQSVQEPKAKYEQLLFYGKNLKPLDSRFKTRENKVEGCVSQVWVRAFFDEERNVVYEADSDSVLTKGLAALLVNGLSGRPVTEILRVTPDFAVLLGLQQSLTPSRNNGFLNMLKLMQKKALSLEVKAEEGTSESTTDEASVVEVDLESKPPSVVEVEESESVSNVVALGSRGMRIREKLEKELNPVELEVEDVSYQHAGHAAVRGSAGADGETHFNLRVVSDAFQGKSLVKRHRMVYDLLQEELQSGLHALSIVAKTPAEV; this is encoded by the coding sequence ATGGCAGCATCCATCTCTTCTTCTTGCTGCGTTTCATCGCTCCGTCTGATCCCCTTCAAACGGACGTTCTTCTCCTCCGTTAATCCTCCGTCCAAAAACCTAATTCTCCGGCCAATCCCCTCTTTCCTCCGAACGATCGTCACCTTCCAGAAAATACCAACCGGAATCGTCTCTCCCTTACCAGCTTCATCGTCTCCGTCGAGCTCTGTGGATCTTCAACCGATCGAGGAGCTTCCTCCGAAGCTACAAGAGATCGTGAAGCTATTCCAATCGGTGCAGGAGCCAAAGGCCAAGTACGAGCAGCTCCTCTTCTACGGGAAGAATCTGAAACCGTTAGATTCGAGGTTCAAGACGAGGGAGAATAAAGTGGAAGGATGCGTTTCTCAGGTCTGGGTTAGGGCTTTCTTCGACGAGGAGCGTAACGTCGTCTACGAAGCTGATTCCGATTCGGTTCTCACCAAAGGCCTAGCTGCTTTGCTAGTTAACGGCTTATCTGGAAGACCTGTGACGGAGATTCTGAGGGTAACGCCTGATTTCGCGGTTCTTCTTGGGTTGCAGCAGAGTCTGACTCCTTCGAGGAACAATGGGTTTCTTAATATGCTCAAGTTGATGCAGAAGAAGGCTCTGAGTCTTGAAGTGAAAGCAGAGGAGGGGACTTCAGAATCAACAACGGATGAAGCAAGTGTTGTTGAGGTGGATTTGGAGTCAAAGCCTCCTAGTGTTGTTGAGGTTGAAGAGTCCGAGAGTGTGTCGAATGTTGTTGCTTTAGGGAGTAGAGGGATGAGGATAAGAGAGAAGTTGGAGAAGGAGCTGAATCCTGTTGAGTTGGAAGTTGAAGATGTGTCTTACCAGCATGCAGGACATGCTGCTGTTAGAGGTAGTGCTGGTGCTGATGGGGAAACGCATTTCAATCTGCGAGTTGTTTCCGATGCTTTCCAAGGTAAAAGCTTGGTGAAGAGACATAGGATGGTATATGACTTGCTGCAAGAGGAGTTGCAGAGCGGGTTACATGCTCTATCTATTGTGGCTAAGACTCCTGCTGAGGTTTGA
- the LOC103866255 gene encoding NDR1/HIN1-like protein 10, whose translation MSPLPPPPPSQPPPETPPWDTPSSVWYTPRTTPWRTPHSTQSTPLNQKTPAVKFNGLDTEPREDRVILRQPRSSRTNPLIWCVAGLCFVFSLVLIFFGIATLIVFLSVKPRTPEFDIPTASLHTIYFDSPVSFDGDLSMMMNFTNPNKKIEVRFEKIKIELFFFNKLIAVQGVQPFSQRKREIRLEPIRLISSLVYLPVNHAVELSRQVQNNKIEYRIRGTFKVRAHFGLIHYSYWLHGWCRLQMTGPPTGILISRNCTTKRR comes from the coding sequence ATGTCTCCTTTACCTCCTCCACCGCCGTCTCAACCACCGCCTGAAACGCCGCCATGGGACACACCGTCTTCTGTATGGTATACTCCAAGAACCACGCCGTGGAGAACACCACATAGCACACAGTCCACACCACTTAACCAAAAAACGCCGGCAGTTAAATTCAACGGTCTTGATACAGAGCCGAGGGAAGATAGGGTGATTCTCCGGCAGCCACGGAGCAGCAGGACCAATCCGTTGATATGGTGTGTAGCTGGTTTATGTTTTGTGTTCAGCCTTGTGCTTATCTTCTTCGGGATAGCTACTTTGATCGTGTTTCTTTCGGTTAAACCAAGAACCCCTGAATTTGACATCCCAACCGCGAGTCTACACACTATCTACTTCGACTCGCCGGTGAGTTTCGACGGCGATTTATCGATGATGATGAACTTCACCAACCCCAATAAAAAGATAGAAGTGAGGTTTGAGAAGATTAAAATagagctcttcttcttcaataaaCTGATTGCGGTGCAAGGGGTCCAGCCGTTTTCGCAGAGAAAGCGGGAGATAAGGTTGGAACCAATCCGTTTGATCTCAAGCTTGGTCTACTTGCCTGTAAACCATGCGGTGGAGCTCAGTAGGCAGGTGCAGAACAACAAGATAGAATATCGGATTAGAGGTACCTTTAAAGTCAGAGCTCATTTTGGGTTGATTCATTACTCTTACTGGCTGCACGGATGGTGCCGACTTCAGATGACCGGTCCACCAACCGGAATCCTAATTTCTCGTAACTGCACTACAAAGagacgatga
- the LOC103866273 gene encoding uridine kinase-like protein 4 produces the protein MGSNSVVDMIQASSKVHFSGFHVNGHVNGLAQKAVSKETISASGEIQRQPFVIGVAGGAASGKTTVCDMIIQQLHDQRVVLINQDSFYHSLTEEELARVHEYNFDHPDAFDTDHLLSCMEKLRQGEAVDIPKYDCKTYKSSVFRRVNPTDVIILEGILLFHDPRVRRLMNMKIFVCTDSDVRLERRIRRDTVENGRDVGTVLDQYSKFVKPAFDDFILPTKKYADIIIPRGEDNHVAVDLIVQHICTKLGQHDLCKIYPNLYVIHSTFQIRGMHTLIRDAQTTKHDFVFYSDRLIRLVVEHGLGHLPFTEKQVITPTGCVYSGVDFCKRLCGVSVIRSGESMENALRACCKGIKIGKILIHREGDNGQQLIYEKLPNDISERHVLLLDPILGTGNSAVEAINLLISKGVPEGNIVFLNLISAPQGVHVVCKKFPRIKIVTSEIDDGLNEEFRVIPGMGEFGDRYFGTDDD, from the exons ATGGGTTCTAACTCCGTTGTTGACATGATACAAGCCTCCTCCAAGGTTCATTTTTCTGGTTTCCATGTGAACGGGCACGTGAATGGATTGGCGCAAAAGGCAGTTTCCAAGGAAACCATTTCTGCATCAGGAGAGATCCAAAGACAGCCTTTTGTAATAG GTGTTGCTGGAGGCGCAGCATCGGGAAAGACTACTGTCTGCGATATGATCATCCAGCAACTGCATGATCAGCGTGTTGTACTTATTAATCAG GACTCATTCTATCATAGTTTGACTGAAGAAGAGCTTGCTAGAGTTCATGAATACAACTTTGACCATCCGG ACGCATTTGATACGGACCATTTGCTATCTTGTATGGAGAAACTGAGGCAAGGTGAAGCGGTAGATATTCCCAAATATGATTGCAAAACTTACAAGAGCAGTGTCTTCAGAAGG GTAAACCCTACGGATGTAATAATTCTTGAAGGGATACTTTTGTTCCATGATCCTCGTGTCCGAAGATTGATGAACATGAAGATTTTTGTTTGTACAG ATTCTGACGTTCGTCTGGAAAGAAGGATAAGAAGAGATACTGTCGAGAATGGTAGAGATGTCGGCACAGTACTTGACCAG TACTCAAAGTTTGTAAAGCCTGCTTTTGATGACTTCATTCTTCCCACGAAGAAATATGCAGATATTATAATCCCTCGTGGTGAGGACAATCATGTAGCTGTTGACTTAATTGTGCAACATATTTGCACCAAGCTGGGTCAACATGATCTCTGTAAAATATATCCTAATCTCTATGTTATACACTCAACATTTCAG ATAAGAGGGATGCACACCCTTATACGAGACGCTCAGACAACCAAACATGATTTTGTCTTTTATTCTGATCGTTTGATTCGGCTG GTCGTAGAACATGGTCTTGGACATCTTCCTTTTACTGAAAAGCAAGTAATCACTCCAACCG GATGTGTGTATTCTGGTGTGGATTTCTGTAAACGGTTATGTGGTGTCTCCGTGATTAGGAG CGGTGAGAGCATGGAGAATGCGCTGCGAGCATGTTGCAAAGGTATCAAGATCGGGAAGATCCTAATTCACAGAGAAGGCGACAATGGTCAACAG CTAATCTATGAGAAGCTACCAAACGATATCTCGGAGAGGCACGTCCTACTGTTGGATCCTATTCTCGGCACAG GAAACTCAGCAGTTGAAGCTATCAATCTCCTTATTAGCAAGGGTGTACCCGAGGGGAACATTGTATTTCTAAACCTTATCTCA GCACCTCAAGGTGTTCATGTGGTCTGCAAAAAATTCCCAAGAATAAAGATAGTGACATCTGAGATTGATGATGGGTTAAACGAAGAGTTTCGTGTTATTCCTGGAATGGGCGAGTTTGGGGACCGATATTTTGGCACAGACGACGACTAG
- the LOC103866236 gene encoding probable calcium-binding protein CML21, with amino-acid sequence MGAAVTKSDGQETKLEAKIIEAVQRRASRGTTMKSFNSIVLKFPKIDEGLRNCKAIFQEFDEDSNGSIDHTELKNCFRKLEISFEEDEINDLFEACDINEDMGITFTEFIVLLCLVYLLKDDSSTLQKKWRLGMPKLEPTFETLVDTFVFLDENKDGLVSREEMVRAIDESGERSSGRIAMKRFEEMDWDKNGMVNFKEFLFAFTQWVGIDESEEEDDDDNNDKA; translated from the exons ATGGGAGCTGCGGTGACGAAATCTGATGGTCAAGAGACGAAGCTAGAGGCTAAGATCATAGAAGCCGTGCAACGCAGGGCATCGAGAGGAACCACGATGAAATCATTCAACAGCATTGTTCTCAAGTTCCCAAAGATCGACGAGGGTCTTCGAAACTGCAAAGCTATCTTCCAAGAGTTTG ACGAGGATTCGAATGGGTCGATTGATCACACAGAGCTAAAGAATTGTTTCAGGAAGCTAGAGATCTCGTTCGAGGAAGACGAGATCAATGACTTGTTTGAAGCTTGTGATATCAACGAGGATATGGGGATTACATTTACTGAGTTCATTGTTCTTCTCTGTCTCGTCTATCTTCTTAAGGACGATTCATCCACCCTCCAAAAG AAATGGAGACTGGGAATGCCGAAGCTGGAACCAACGTTTGAGACGCTAGTGGACACATTCGTGTTCCTGGACGAGAACAAGGACGGACTCGTGAGCCGCGAGGAGATGGTCCGAGCCATTGATGAATCTGGAGAACGTTCCTCCGGGAGGATAGCAATGAAAAGATTTG AGGAGATGGACTGGGACAAGAATGGAATGGTGAACTTCAAAGAGTTCTTGTTCGCATTTACGCAGTGGGTTGGAATAGATGAgagcgaagaagaagacgatgatgatAACAATGACAAGGCTTGA